The following proteins come from a genomic window of Solea solea chromosome 3, fSolSol10.1, whole genome shotgun sequence:
- the kdm6ba gene encoding lysine-specific demethylase 6B isoform X3, whose translation MHHAVEQFGGRGTRDSFPLDGLNRGPWAPVGGRAWQPPPRCPPGMNQHQFLPHLPPGPMGGLNHPSKYFNNGPMRGGEKLELPQPVLPGLQREQQRPPHLHHPPPHRAWEQLGQLYESHLPPQGHPGVPMPNEHSLRLHNGSYAGSGGPPPNSHVPHTRPSQLLKFGGPQEQHVPRGAQLLGDEMWAQVHQQKGYPGKMLGGQLKRPGPPLGEHSVIQHTPPPSLHPSSHLPAAEDCPSPNKKKKSSDQVSHPGLQRFPGRGQPMSQQQPSLHHPPPKPFWNPLHKDNPPWQPHASDCNPSQEFQETNKQRMGSYTQKSSPASSTSSNLSPTPNSSPRSYNQGCAPQPQKDTFQSQAVNHRSPNSTYPSPCSKLGLAPPCQSTEPCGSHNQRGPPIGGHGGSQATSYSASTLTRGDRDPHGQSSPANPPATSKSSSSVPYSHFQPHPGLGHQGPPLPPPPPPAPLASNTSVSQQQQSRPHEAWRYQSRPSSHSLESRIFRPPGLLPQHQQSHNQVIDSRVPSQHHHHINLSLPPTNSTRAPVITPNVPLSQTSNSVSGFSSSIGVTVNTSPSTGCSVNNGNSNSSWQTEREPRPKTSINPVISATSQLDAVQQPGCQRRGQAPTATQHQQQGLPRLQQQGQAKSQPMKEMTSYYPQAEVAHHPAFSSPSLFSSGHQRAGDSVITSRGSNLLPHSPSTYCPAPHSAVNSVNQPSSQIVSSRLGRHQDSVSTQFQINPPASTTVPQSIGEALDKLDAELEGHMQAEERRRRDREEQEQRLREEERRKKEWEMRQKQEEERKRKELKKEEERKKRELERQEEERRRRNWERQEQERKRRQEEERKRRELERQEERKKREFERQEEERKKREWEKKELERKRREQERREAEREGQERKKRELERQEEEKKKQRELEKQKEDRKRMEVEACCAKGKEQTAIENLERLLASNSSLTPPPPRLSSVAAPASGPSPPNSQVSPTYPWLSRGGVLPCPPGQTLTTTTPAERLQPPPLTPQTEYAREKQRQREMWSNNGGMTFSLPSTHNTSGMNKPVYPNKPPAMQAAPTQSKDTSRERESSHPSLPIMALREPPKLYQAFPRENHPPTLSSSSSTGGILNKHVTGSGSDSDSAQFEEEPSEMSTLLPDGLANIMAMLDESIKKEEEMYDSEKIGSTGLFNSFSSHVQPIKSYLCAPDLVPATKHQHNQEDFGSNLHASPPVLSRQGSLASPCSRTSSLNEEDEEYLKPPSVVAKQSVGMGVGNTNYRHSDLAKLYGLPEQTKSEADEDEEEEDSETPSCSPPPQRPHLHQTGVNSMFKSLATVVESQKYAYRGGPFGRPPPSALVGVKYSSSLSLGPDICRQQQSGSPTSDSTNPPFSPAVPALKSSPPLMEDTKLKTEDADIWRDNGERTEEIINSIKKESIPPIKPIKVVKNEQQLMTISESSLAELGKSCEIMLSQQSLPNKKADGREEESHKPEKVKEHRDKDRNRDREREKEKKKHGHSSSRKREERKEKKYRERREEMDFSTASSSSSSTHSSSSHKRHKDGKSHKEKKDRRILGDLNLQSKEGSEKNRSHHDTDKKKRKEASGASSTSEGEHAEWTSRSPGERSSEHKKSSEAGSSLGSTDLLKLKALSDGPPKELKIRLIKVESGDRETFIASEVEEKRIPLGEISIKNTASEIIKSCKAARIKGKFKESYLLPAFSVKPIMTMEEPIPREKLNPPTPSIYLESKRDAFSPVLLQFCTDSKNPVTVIRGLAGSLRLNLGLFSTKSLVEANAEQAVEVRTQVQQPADENWDPSGTGQTWPCESSRSHTTIAKYAQYQASSFQESLQEEKGSDEEEEEEDDKEKKPPNGSETPIKENSKESSSGEQKPVGKIIKFGTNIDLSDPKRWKSQLQELQKLPAFMRVASSGNMLSHVGHTILGMNTVQLYMKVPGSRTPGHQENNNFCSVNINIGPGDCEWFSVHENYWEAINDFCEKHGVDYLTGSWWPVLEDLYKANIPVYRFIQRPGDLVWINAGTVHWVQAVGWCNNIAWNVGPLNGYQYQVALERFEWNEVKKVKSIVPMIHVSWNLARTVKVTDQETYKMLKHCLLQSMKHIQILRDQLVAEGKKISYQSRVKDEPAYYCNECDVEVFNLLFVTSESSSRKTYVVHCEDCARQRSPNLTNVVVLEQCRTEELMSAYDSFSQASSSR comes from the exons ATGCATCACGCAGTAGAGCAGTTCGGCGGGCGTGGCACACGGGATTCCTTCCCTCTGGACGGACTCAACCGGGGACCATGGGCTCCTGTGGGCGGCCGCGCCTGGCAGCCACCTCCCAG ATGTCCACCTGGGATGAACCAACACCAGTTCCTCCCCCATCTACCTCCTGGTCCTATGGGAGGACTCAACCACCCCAgtaaatactttaataatgg GCCCATGAGAGGAGGTGAGAAGCTTGAACTCCCACAGCCAGTGTTGCCAGGCCTGCAAAGGGAGCAGCAGAGacctcctcatcttcatcatccacCTCCTCACAGAGCATGGGAACAATTAGGTCAGCTGTATGAATCCCACCTCCCTCCTCAAGGACATCCAGGTGTGCCCATGCCCAATGAGCACTCTCTTCGTCTCCATAATGGAAGCTATGCTGGCAGTGGTGGACCTCCCCCCAACTCACATGTTCCTCACACACGGCCCAGTCAACTGCTGAAG TTTGGGGGTCCTCAGGAGCAGCATGTTCCCCGGGGTGCACAATTGCTGGGAGATGAGATGTGGGCTCAGGTGCACCAG CAGAAAGGTTATCCAGGGAAGATGCTAGGGGGTCAGCTGAAGAGACCAGGACCTCCGCTGGGAGAGCACTCAGTTATCCAGcacactcctcctccatccCTGCATCCGTCATCCCATCTTCCTGCTGCAGAGGACTGTCCCAGCCccaacaagaagaaaaagagttcAGATCAG GTATCCCATCCTGGGCTACAGCGTTTCCCTGGTCGTGGCCAACCCATGTCTCAGCAGCAGCCATCACTCCACCATCCCCCCCCAAAACCTTTCTGGAACCCTCTTCACAAGGACAACCCTCCCTGGCAGCCTCACGCCTCTGACTGCAACCCGTCACAGGAGTTCCAG gaaaccaacaaacaaagaaTGGGCAGCTACACCCAAAAGTCCTCTCCTGCCTCTTCCACCTCTTCAAACCTCTCCCCTACACCAAACTCTTCTCCAAGAAGCTACAACCAGGGATGTGCTCCTCAGCCCCAGAAAGACACATTCCAGTCTCAGGCTGTAAACCATCGGTCCCCTAACTCTACCTACCCTAGCCCCTGCTCCAAACTGGGACTGGCTCCACCCTGCCAGTCCACCGAACCTTGTGGTTCTCACAACCAGAGAGGCCCTCCCATTGGGGGCCATGGTGGCAGCCAAGCTACCTCTTACTCAGCATCTACCCTAACCAGGGGGGACAGAGATCCACATGGGCAATCTTCACCAGCAAACCCCCCTGCAACcagcaagagcagcagcagtgtgcctTACAGCCACTTCCAGCCTCATCCAGGGCTGGGGCACCAGggtccccctcttcctcctccccctcctcctgctcctcttgcCAGCAACACCTCAGTATCTCAGCAACAGCAAAGTCGGCCACATGAGGCCTGGAGATACCAGAGCAGGCCCAGTAGTCACTCCCTG GAGTCGCGCATCTTCAGGCCTCCAGGACTACTACCTCAGCACCAGCAGAGCCACAATCAGGTCATAGATAGTCGGGTTCCTTCCCAGCATCACCATCACATCAATCTTTCCCTGCCCCCAACCAACTCTACCCGAGCACCTGTTATTACCCCTAATGTTCCTTTATCCCAGACCTCCAACTCTGTTAGTGGCTTCAGCAGCTCAATAGGGGTCACAGTAAACACATCTCCCTCTACTGGCTGCTCGGTGAACAAtggcaacagtaacagcagttgGCAAACAGAACGAGAGCCAAGACCTAAAACCTCCATCAATCCTGTCATCAGCGCCACCTCTCAGCTGGATGCTGTACAGCAACCGGGTTGTCAAAGAAGAGGACAAGCTCCCACTGCCACCCAGCATCAGCAACAGGGGCTGCCTAGACTACAACAACAGGGACAGGCCAAGTCCCAACCCATGAAAGAGATGACGTCATATTATCCTCAGGCTGAAGTGGCGCATCATCCTGCCTTTTCCTCACCTTCTTTGTTCTCCTCAGGGCATCAGAGAGCAGGGGACAGTGTGATAACAAGCAGAGGTTCAAATCTACTTCCTCACTCTCCTTCTACGTACTGCCCAGCTCCTCACTCAGCAGTCAACTCTGTGAATCAGCCTTCCAGTCAAATCGTCTCCTCCAGATTGGGTCGTCACCAGGATTCTGTCTCAACACAGTTCCAGATTAATCCACCAGCTTCAACCACTGTACCCCAATCCATCGGGGAGGCTCTAGACAAGCTTGATGCTGAGCTAGAGGGTCACATGCAAGctgaggaaaggaggaggagggacagagaggagcaggagcaaagactgagagaagaggagagaaggaagaaagaatGGGAGATGAGACAAAagcaagaagaggagaggaagaggaaagagctgaaaaaggaggaggaaagaaaaaagagagaactggagagacaggaagaggagaggagaaggagaaattGGGAGAGGCAGgagcaagagagaaagaggaggcaagaagaggagaggaaaagaagagagttGGAGcggcaggaggagaggaaaaagagagaatttgagagacaggaagaggagaggaaaaagcgAGAATGGGAGAAGAAGGAGCTggaaaggaagaggagagaacaAGAGCGGCGAgaagcagagagggaggggcaggagagaaagaagagagagctggagaggcaggaggaagaaaagaaaaaacaaagagaacttGAGAAGCAAAAGGAGGATAGAAAGAGGATGGAGGTAGAAGCATGCTGTGCAAAAGGCAAAGAGCAGACTGCTATTGAAAATCTGGAGAGACTGCTTGCTAGCAACTCCTCCCTAACTCCACCACCTCCCCGCCTTTCCTCTGTTGCTGCACCTGCTTCAGGTCCATCACCTCCCAATTCCCAAGTCTCACCCACATATCCCTGGCTAAGTCGTGGTGGTGTCCTGCCCTGTCCACCAGGTCAGACACTCACAACTACTACTCCGGCAGAGAGGCTgcagcctcctcctctcacaCCTCAGACTGAATATGCCAGAGAAaagcagaggcagagggagatgTGGAGCAACAATGGCGGAATGACATTCAGTCTCCCATCAACACACAATACCTCAGGGATGAACAAGCCGGTATACCCCAACAAGCCCCCGGCAATGCAAGCCGCACCCACCCAATCCAAAGACAcatcaagagagagagaaagcagccATCCCTCTCTCCCTATCATGGCACTTCGAGAGCCCCCCAAACTGTATCAGGCTTTTCCCAGAGAAAACCATCCACCAACACTCTCATCCTCCAGCTCCACTGGAGGAATTCTTAACAAGCATGTGACAGGAAGTGGTAGTGACTCAGACAGTGCACAGTTTGAGGAGGAACCCTCTGAGATGTCCACACTGCTCCCTGATGGTCTTGCAAACATTATGGCTATGCTGGACGAGTCTATCAAAAAGGAAGAGGAGATGTATGACAGTGAGAAGATTGGCTCTACAGGTCTCTTTAACAGCTTTTCCTCTCATGTCCAGCCCATCAAGAGCTACCTGTGTGCTCCAGACCTGGTTCCTGCAACAAAGCATCAACACAACCAGGAAGATTTTGGCTCCAACCTTCATGCAAGCCCTCCTGTGCTCAGCCGCCAAGGCTCTCTTGCATCTCCTTGCAGTCGGACATCTTCCCTcaatgaggaggatgaggaataCCTCAAACCCCCTTCAGTTGTTGCTAAACAGTCAGTAGGAATGGGAGTGGGAAACACCAATTACCGTCACAGTGACCTTGCTAAACTTTACGGCCTCCCTGAGCAGACTAAAAGTGAGgctgatgaagatgaggaggaggaagattcTGAGACCCCATCTTGTTCTCCACCACCCCAAAGACCCCACCTTCACCAAACGGGTGTAAACAGCATGTTTAAGTCTCTAGCAACAGTGGTAGAAAGCCAGAAGTATGCATACAGAGGTGGACCCTTTGGCAGACCCCCTCCATCAGCGCTGGTTGGGGTCAAATATTCATCTTCACTGTCTCTAGGTCCTGATATTTGCCGTCAGCAGCAAAGTGGTTCTCCCACATCGGATTCGACAAATCCACCATTTAGTCCTGCTGTCCCTGCTCTTaagtcctctcctcctctgatggaagacacaaaactgaaaacagaGGATGCTGACATCTGGAGAGATAATGGAGAAAGAACAGAAGAAATTATAAACTCTATAAAGAAGGAGAGCATTCCTCCCATTAAGCCTATTAAGGTGGTTAAGAATGAGCAACAGCTGATGACCATCTCTGAGTCTTCTCTAGCAGAGCTGGGGAAGAGCTGTGAGATCATGCTCAGTCAACAGTCACTTCCTAACAAGAAGGCAGatggcagagaggaggagagccaCAAACCTGAGAAAGTAAAAGAACATAGAGATAAAGACAGaaacagggacagagagagggagaaagagaagaagaagcatgGCCACAGCAGTAGCAGAAAAcgtgaagaaagaaaagaaaagaagtatagagaaaggagagaggagatggATTTTTCTACagcgtcttcatcatcatcttccacCCATTCTAGCTCCAGCCACAAACGCCACAAAGATGGCAAGAGCCACAAGGAGAAGAAGGACCGCAGAATTCTTGGGGACCTCAACCTCCAGAGTAAAGAGGGGTCAGAGAAAAACAGGAGTCACCATgacacagacaaaaagaaacGCAAGGAAGCATCAGGTGCCAGCTCTACCAGTGAAGGAGAGCATGCTGAATGGACCTCAAGGAGTCCTGGAGAAAGATCTTCTGAGCACAAAAAAAGCTCTGAGGCTGGTTCTTCATTAGGTTCCACAGACTTGTTGAAACTGAAGGCTCTGTCTGATGGGCCACCCAAAGAGCTAAAGATCCGCCTTATCAAAGTGGAGAGTGGGGACAGGGAGACATTCATAGCCTCTGAGGTGGAGGAAAAGAGAATCCCATTGGGAGAAATCAGCATCAAGAATACAGCCAGTGAAATCATCAAGTCCTGCAA GGCAGCCAGGATCAAAGGGAAGTTCAAAGAATCTTACTTGCTCCCAGCCTTCTCTGTAAAGCCTATCATGACCATGGAGGAGCCCATACCAAGAGAGAAACTCAACCCTCCTACGCCCAGTATCTAT TTGGAGAGCAAGAGAGACGCCTTctcccctgtgctgctgcagttCTGTACTGACTCTAAAAATCCTGTGACTGTCATCAGAGGCCTCGCTGGATCCCTACGACTTA ACCTGGGGCTGTTTTCTACTAAGTCACTGGTGGAGGCCAATGCAGAGCAGGCAGTGGAGGTGAGGACTCAGGTGCAGCAGCCTGCTGATGAAAATTGGGACCCCAGTGGGACAGGTCAGACATGGCCCTGTGAGAGCAGCCGCTCCCACACCACCATCGCCAAATATGCCCAGTACCAGGCCTCCAGCTTCCAAGAGAGTCTGCAG GAGGAGAAAGgcagtgatgaggaggaggaggaggaggatgacaaGGAGAAGAAGCCACCCAACGGTTCTGAAACTCCCATTAAGGAGAACTCTAAAGAAAGTAGCAG TGGTGAGCAGAAACCTGTCGGGAAGATCATTAAGTTTGGCACCAACATTGACCTGTCGGATCCCAAAAG GTGGAAGTCTCAGCTTCAGGAGTTACAGAAGCTGCCAGCTTTCATGAGAGTGGCATCCAGTGGAAACATGCTGAGTCATGTAGGACACACAATCCTCGGTATGAACACTGTCCAGCTCTACATGAAGGTTCCAGGGAGCCGCACACCAG GTCACCAGGAGAATAATAACTTTTGCTCAGTGAACATCAACATTGGTCCTGGAGACTGTGAGTGGTTCTCTGTCCATGAGAACTACTGGGAGGCCATCAATGACTTCTGTGAAAA GCATGGTGTGGACTACCTGACAGGGTCCTGGTGGCCGGTACTGGAGGACCTTTACAAGGCCAACATCCCAGTGTACCGCTTCATCCAGCGGCCTGGAGACTTGGTGTGGATCAATGCTGGAACTGTTCACTGGGTTCAGGCTGTAGGCTGGTGCAATAACATTGCCTGGAATGTTGGACCTCTGAACG GTTACCAGTACCAGGTGGCCCTGGAACGCTTTGAGTGGAATGAAGTGAAGAAGGTGAAGTCCATCGTCCCCATGATTCATGTGTCCTGGAATCTGGCACGCACTGTCAAGGTCACAGACCAAGAAACATACAAGATGCTCAA ACACTGCCTGCTGCAGTCCATGAAGCACATCCAGATCCTCAGAGACCAACTGGTTGCTGAAGGCAAGAAGATTTCATACCAGAGTCGGGTCAAGGACGAGCCTGCCTACTACTGCAATGAATGTGAT GTGGAGGTGTTCAATTTGTTGTTTGTGACGAgcgagagcagcagcaggaaaacatATGTGGTTCACTGTGAAGACTGTGCACGTCAGCGTAGCCCCAACCTGACCAACGTCGTGGTGCTGGAGCAGTGCCGCACAGAAGAACTCATGAGTGCATACGACTCCTTCAGCCAG gcctcctcctccCGGTGA